From one Streptomyces sp. R41 genomic stretch:
- a CDS encoding alkene reductase, with amino-acid sequence MTGKTTLLDRYRLGDLELPNRVVMAPMTRVRAAAGSLATPSMAVYYAQRATAGLIVTEGVQPSLVGQSNPGTPGLYTDEQVAVWRPVTDAVHANGGRIFAQIMHGGRVSHPDTTGLQPVGPSAVAAVGDVFTPTGPQPAPVPRALDLSEVPEQARSYAEAARRAVDAGFDGVELHGANGYLISQFLSSNANLRTDSYGGPIAHRIRFAVEAVAATVDAVGAARTAIRLSPGTTFWGVEETEVPELYAALLAELARFDLAYVHLEATAEEEVLVGLRRAWPGSLIMNPVLPMGPKQTDRTAADHWLGLGADLISFGRAFIANPDLVERLRTGLPVAPADPATYYQGGDAGYLTYPAYQYTA; translated from the coding sequence ATGACCGGCAAGACCACGCTGTTGGACCGCTACCGCCTCGGCGATCTGGAGCTGCCCAACCGTGTCGTGATGGCGCCGATGACCCGGGTCCGGGCCGCGGCCGGGAGCCTCGCGACCCCGTCCATGGCGGTCTACTACGCCCAGCGGGCCACCGCCGGGCTGATTGTCACCGAGGGGGTGCAGCCCAGCCTGGTCGGGCAGTCCAACCCGGGCACCCCGGGGCTGTACACCGACGAGCAGGTGGCAGTCTGGCGGCCCGTCACCGACGCCGTGCACGCCAACGGCGGGCGAATCTTCGCCCAGATCATGCACGGCGGCCGGGTCTCGCACCCCGACACCACCGGTCTGCAGCCGGTCGGACCGTCCGCCGTCGCCGCCGTGGGCGACGTGTTCACCCCGACCGGGCCGCAGCCCGCGCCGGTCCCTCGCGCACTGGACCTCTCCGAGGTGCCCGAACAGGCCCGCTCGTACGCCGAGGCCGCCAGGCGCGCCGTCGACGCCGGGTTCGACGGCGTCGAACTGCATGGCGCGAACGGCTACTTGATCTCACAGTTCCTGTCGTCCAACGCCAACCTGCGCACCGATTCCTACGGCGGCCCGATCGCCCACCGCATCCGCTTCGCCGTCGAGGCGGTCGCCGCCACGGTGGACGCCGTGGGCGCGGCCCGCACCGCGATCAGGCTCTCGCCCGGCACCACCTTCTGGGGCGTCGAGGAGACCGAGGTGCCGGAGCTGTACGCGGCCCTGCTCGCCGAACTCGCCCGCTTCGACCTCGCCTACGTACACCTGGAGGCGACGGCCGAGGAGGAGGTGCTGGTCGGGCTGCGCCGCGCGTGGCCGGGCAGCCTGATCATGAACCCGGTGCTCCCGATGGGCCCGAAGCAGACCGACCGGACCGCCGCCGACCACTGGCTCGGCCTGGGCGCGGATCTGATCAGCTTCGGCCGCGCCTTCATCGCCAACCCCGACCTGGTGGAACGGCTCCGCACCGGCCTGCCGGTCGCGCCCGCCGACCCGGCCACGTACTACCAGGGCGGCGACGCGGGCTATCTCACCTACCCCGCCTACCAGTACA
- a CDS encoding phosphodiester glycosidase family protein, which translates to MRLGAKRIVGAGARRTALATAVALALASAVTGAGTAFGSADDPVANSHVVDRNWLPDTPENWPSVVDYTRTPAETVTRGLQHYSETYDTVGGRQHIQVLKADLGDPNLRVGMVEAGDTITNPADETPSSMAHRTHAVAGVNGDYFEIHASGRPLGGIISNGHLLKSPKPGFASQLGVKPDGTMVMGPETFSGTITAGSATRALTSVNTVNDVASGGITEVTPDLGETPGLSKPSTLALGHTTDGGFVVDSVQTGVTTVPRLSADQLGLLGAGDGGQWLSNDLRTGDTVGITTQLSPDNDVTQLISGVATLVKDGKVYKDPTGTPPSGANPETAVGITQDGKHAIVVAVDGHGGASTAFGVTPEQVAGYMVAHGAHTAMLFDGGGSTGMVSRAPGADQAEVVNTPSDLPGNTERPVANGIFFYSTAKEAGPAVKVVVNGGKTVTTVAGGSIPLPVHSIDRFANPSAGRVDVRIEPSGLATYEDGKLTPHRTGTGRIIASNGKAFTSEKLEVVSKLETLTVTPDKADLDNGATQQLALSGTVKDGGEVQIPAEAANWKVTPDNLGTLDAHGLFTATDDNGGLAEVSATAAGATATTSIAVGSVSKVIDPMTSLDVWRLSNNTTGKPATLTADPGVVPPGSTESGSLRLDYSMPAGSGVKQLVLSPRTTLKTDTNNGQVPTAIGVWIKGDGNGIELAEKYIGVNGTSTTLYPTYVTWKDWHLAVAQLPAGMQFPLTISFIDFLAISPSTAYSGSLNVAGLQALYSPRPVTAPEYHAIPQNPKWLSFEEDSADFARRGTTLLAGDDAHMLAGDPGSVSSNVMDSIAKRLPTLSPQARPDAAQFLGDMSDDGKSADLQYAKSKMDALGIPERDIVGNHEITQGADSENGNYSDTFGDTHYSYTQGAARLIVTDNSHGSLQSSDPFQDPAGAQYPWLVQQLTDTTAKDVLVITHMPAYDPHPAANSQFTDRWEARMYLRLVQRYQETHPKQHVVMMYGHARGFAEQILDPEGQSVTTAEGGIPQFTFADLGMPAYAPADQGGIYHFGLIRIGDDGDLQYTVEPALSSITVKAPKDPIAKGDHVTLTATGDQVAGDNIAPLTIPIADPASHVWTSDNPEVASMDPSTGALTAHRPGTVTISVTSGGITGSAQVIVR; encoded by the coding sequence ATGAGACTTGGCGCAAAGAGAATTGTGGGGGCCGGCGCTCGCCGTACCGCACTGGCAACCGCGGTGGCGCTGGCGCTCGCCAGTGCCGTGACGGGGGCGGGAACCGCTTTTGGCTCCGCCGACGACCCGGTCGCGAACAGCCATGTGGTGGACCGGAACTGGCTCCCGGACACACCGGAAAACTGGCCGTCGGTGGTGGACTACACCCGTACGCCGGCCGAGACCGTCACTCGCGGACTGCAGCACTACAGCGAGACCTACGACACCGTTGGCGGCCGCCAGCACATCCAGGTGCTCAAGGCCGACCTCGGCGACCCGAACCTCCGGGTCGGCATGGTCGAGGCCGGCGACACCATCACCAACCCGGCGGACGAGACCCCGTCATCGATGGCCCACCGCACCCACGCGGTGGCCGGCGTCAACGGCGACTACTTCGAGATCCACGCCAGCGGACGTCCGCTCGGCGGCATCATCTCCAACGGGCACCTGCTGAAGAGCCCCAAGCCGGGGTTCGCCTCCCAGCTGGGCGTCAAGCCCGACGGCACCATGGTGATGGGCCCGGAAACCTTCTCCGGGACGATCACCGCCGGCTCCGCGACCCGCGCGCTCACCTCGGTGAACACCGTGAACGACGTGGCGTCCGGCGGCATCACCGAGGTCACCCCCGACCTGGGTGAGACCCCGGGCCTGTCCAAGCCCTCCACCCTTGCGCTCGGCCACACCACCGACGGCGGCTTCGTCGTCGACAGCGTGCAGACCGGTGTCACCACCGTGCCGCGGCTCTCGGCCGACCAACTCGGTCTGCTCGGCGCCGGCGACGGCGGGCAGTGGCTGAGCAACGACCTGCGCACGGGTGACACGGTGGGCATCACCACCCAATTGTCTCCTGACAACGATGTCACCCAGCTGATCAGCGGTGTCGCCACGCTGGTGAAGGACGGCAAGGTCTACAAGGACCCGACCGGCACCCCGCCGAGCGGCGCCAACCCGGAGACCGCCGTCGGCATCACCCAGGACGGCAAGCACGCCATCGTCGTCGCCGTCGACGGCCACGGCGGCGCCTCAACGGCCTTCGGCGTGACGCCGGAGCAGGTCGCCGGCTACATGGTCGCCCACGGCGCCCACACCGCGATGCTGTTCGACGGCGGCGGCTCCACCGGCATGGTCAGCCGCGCCCCCGGCGCCGACCAGGCCGAGGTCGTCAACACACCGTCCGACCTGCCCGGCAACACCGAGCGCCCGGTCGCCAACGGGATCTTCTTCTACTCCACCGCCAAGGAGGCCGGACCGGCCGTCAAGGTCGTGGTGAACGGCGGCAAGACGGTCACCACCGTCGCAGGCGGCTCCATCCCGCTCCCGGTGCACTCCATCGACCGGTTCGCCAACCCGTCGGCCGGCCGGGTCGACGTCCGGATCGAGCCCTCGGGCCTCGCCACGTACGAGGACGGCAAGCTCACCCCGCACCGCACCGGCACGGGCCGGATCATCGCCTCCAATGGCAAGGCCTTCACTTCCGAGAAGCTCGAGGTCGTCAGCAAGCTCGAGACCCTCACGGTCACGCCCGACAAGGCCGACCTCGACAACGGCGCCACCCAGCAGCTCGCCCTGTCCGGAACCGTCAAGGACGGCGGCGAGGTGCAGATCCCCGCTGAGGCGGCCAACTGGAAGGTCACGCCGGACAATCTGGGCACCCTCGACGCGCACGGCCTGTTCACCGCGACCGACGACAACGGCGGTCTCGCCGAGGTGAGCGCGACGGCCGCGGGCGCCACCGCTACCACGTCGATCGCCGTCGGCAGCGTCAGCAAGGTCATCGACCCGATGACCAGCCTCGACGTCTGGCGCCTCAGCAACAACACCACCGGCAAGCCCGCCACCCTGACCGCCGACCCCGGCGTCGTCCCGCCGGGCTCCACCGAGTCCGGGTCGCTGCGGCTCGACTACTCGATGCCGGCCGGCTCCGGCGTCAAGCAGCTGGTGCTCTCGCCGCGTACCACCCTGAAGACCGACACCAACAACGGCCAGGTTCCCACCGCCATCGGTGTGTGGATCAAGGGTGACGGCAACGGCATCGAGCTCGCCGAGAAGTACATCGGCGTCAACGGCACGTCCACGACGCTCTACCCGACCTACGTCACTTGGAAGGACTGGCACCTGGCAGTCGCTCAGCTGCCGGCGGGCATGCAGTTCCCGCTGACCATCAGCTTCATCGACTTCCTGGCGATCAGCCCGAGCACCGCCTACAGCGGCTCGCTCAATGTCGCGGGCCTGCAGGCGCTGTACTCGCCGCGACCGGTCACGGCGCCCGAGTACCACGCGATCCCGCAGAACCCGAAGTGGCTGTCCTTCGAGGAGGATTCCGCCGACTTCGCCAGGCGCGGCACCACCCTCCTCGCCGGCGACGACGCGCACATGCTGGCTGGCGACCCCGGGTCGGTCAGCAGCAACGTGATGGACTCCATCGCCAAGCGGCTGCCCACCCTCAGCCCGCAGGCCCGGCCGGACGCCGCCCAGTTCCTCGGTGACATGTCCGACGACGGCAAGTCGGCGGACCTGCAGTACGCCAAGTCCAAGATGGACGCCCTCGGCATCCCCGAGCGCGACATCGTCGGCAACCACGAGATCACCCAGGGCGCCGACTCCGAGAACGGCAACTACAGCGACACCTTCGGTGACACCCACTACTCCTACACTCAGGGCGCGGCGCGGCTGATCGTCACCGACAACTCGCACGGCAGCCTGCAGTCCTCGGACCCGTTCCAGGACCCGGCGGGCGCACAGTACCCCTGGCTGGTCCAGCAGTTGACAGACACCACCGCCAAGGACGTACTGGTCATCACCCACATGCCCGCGTACGACCCGCACCCGGCCGCGAACAGCCAGTTCACGGACCGCTGGGAAGCGCGGATGTACCTGCGGCTGGTGCAGCGCTACCAGGAAACGCACCCGAAGCAGCACGTGGTCATGATGTACGGTCACGCCCGCGGCTTTGCCGAGCAGATCCTCGACCCCGAGGGTCAGAGCGTGACCACCGCCGAAGGCGGCATCCCGCAGTTCACCTTCGCGGACCTCGGCATGCCGGCCTACGCCCCGGCCGACCAGGGTGGCATCTACCACTTCGGTCTGATCCGGATCGGCGACGACGGTGACTTGCAGTACACCGTCGAGCCCGCCCTCTCGTCGATCACCGTCAAGGCCCCCAAGGACCCGATCGCCAAGGGCGACCACGTCACCCTGACCGCGACCGGCGACCAAGTCGCCGGCGACAACATCGCACCGCTCACCATCCCGATCGCGGACCCGGCCTCCCACGTCTGGACCTCCGACAACCCCGAGGTCGCCTCGATGGATCCCTCCACCGGAGCCCTGACCGCCCACCGTCCCGGCACCGTCACCATCTCGGTGACCTCCGGCGGCATCACGGGCAGCGCCCAGGTCATCGTCCGGTGA
- a CDS encoding MerR family transcriptional regulator gives MRIGELAARTGASVRSLRYYEEQGLLTSTRSAGGQRHYTEDDIERVAFIQRLYKAGLSSRTIMELMPCRDAPSDENSDAALERMAKERDRLSAHIEDLLNTRDALDGLMVAAQTHRDTRRTAA, from the coding sequence ATGCGGATCGGCGAACTCGCGGCGCGGACCGGAGCCAGTGTCCGTTCGCTGCGGTACTACGAGGAGCAGGGACTGCTCACCAGCACCCGCAGCGCCGGCGGGCAGCGGCACTACACGGAGGACGACATCGAGCGGGTCGCCTTCATCCAGCGCCTGTACAAGGCCGGGCTGTCCAGCCGCACCATCATGGAACTGATGCCGTGCCGCGACGCGCCCAGCGACGAGAACTCCGACGCCGCGCTGGAACGCATGGCCAAGGAGCGCGACCGGCTCTCCGCCCACATCGAGGACCTGCTGAACACCCGCGACGCGCTCGACGGCCTGATGGTTGCGGCCCAGACCCACCGCGACACCCGCCGGACCGCGGCATGA
- a CDS encoding alpha/beta hydrolase produces the protein MAVLPGTATATAGVGGEGGGGGARVVAEENVGPHLVDLTVSSPALGRTAKVRLLTPDGWNERRKSQRWPVLYLLHGCCDTYDSWTRETDVATLPQLRHTLVVMPEGGPAGWYSDWWNHGKGGPPAWETFHLRELRPLLEHGYGAGERRVIAGLSMGGLGSLLYAAHHPGMFRAAASYSGVVHPLYGDFPSGLMGVLKEFGEDPLALWGDPVAQRAIWEAHDPYYLANRLRSIPVFLSSGDGTAGPFDPPGAYDDLEALLNEMNHAVADRLKAAGVRLTTDFYGPGTHDWPYWERELHRSLPLLLHALQPGR, from the coding sequence ATGGCGGTCCTGCCCGGGACCGCGACCGCGACCGCGGGCGTCGGCGGCGAGGGTGGGGGCGGCGGCGCCCGTGTCGTGGCGGAGGAGAACGTCGGCCCTCACCTGGTCGACCTGACCGTTTCGTCGCCCGCTCTGGGCCGAACCGCCAAGGTGCGGCTGCTGACCCCGGACGGCTGGAACGAGCGGCGGAAGAGCCAGCGGTGGCCGGTGTTGTACCTGCTCCACGGCTGCTGCGACACGTATGACAGCTGGACCCGCGAAACCGACGTCGCGACGCTGCCGCAGCTCCGCCACACACTGGTCGTCATGCCCGAGGGCGGACCGGCCGGGTGGTACAGCGACTGGTGGAACCACGGCAAGGGCGGCCCGCCGGCGTGGGAGACCTTCCACCTGCGCGAGCTGCGCCCGCTGCTGGAGCACGGCTACGGTGCCGGCGAACGCCGGGTGATCGCCGGGCTGTCCATGGGCGGCCTCGGCTCCCTGCTCTACGCCGCGCACCACCCCGGAATGTTCCGCGCGGCGGCGAGCTACAGCGGCGTGGTGCACCCCTTGTACGGCGACTTCCCGTCCGGCCTGATGGGCGTGTTGAAGGAGTTCGGCGAGGACCCCCTCGCCCTGTGGGGCGACCCGGTGGCCCAGCGCGCCATCTGGGAGGCGCACGACCCGTACTACCTCGCGAACCGGCTGCGCTCGATCCCCGTCTTCTTGTCGAGCGGCGACGGCACCGCCGGCCCGTTCGACCCGCCCGGCGCCTACGACGACCTCGAGGCACTGCTGAACGAGATGAACCACGCTGTCGCCGACCGGCTGAAGGCCGCCGGGGTGCGGCTCACCACTGACTTCTACGGACCCGGCACCCACGACTGGCCCTACTGGGAGCGCGAACTGCACCGCTCCCTGCCGCTGCTGCTGCACGCCCTGCAGCCGGGCCGCTGA